A window of Pyrobaculum aerophilum str. IM2 contains these coding sequences:
- a CDS encoding glycogen/starch synthase: MYAPERLRRIYIITFEYGGLVKVGGLGEAVRQYAVGLASRGYDVTVLMPSHGRHLDPHRGFDLYPLDFKACGNRLGQDGRAYPYCIGAEITFQNGVKIVMFKGLDYATGHVFDRWGVYEYTEEKAALFARAVVAFAERFGLPDLIHINDWPTVLAGVALKDLGERRGLAIPTLFTIHLSWDYSFPWHYAEWSGLANRQHLVWRVCCHRFEHYSAVWDEGWGSVERFGVVEADIVSTVSYGYLEELLRKYGDWIREKSCVIYNSTDWSITDVEGVTEADTWRLVEEVERLGVDGGLDKNGALFLAVGRVASQKGFDIAIKALDYAPHARLLILGMPAGERGYEEYIRGLVWERRGKAALSMAKIPPKLYKALHYVAKALVMPSRWEPFGISAIEAMALGTPVIATKVGGLPEVIDGYGVLVEPENPQELGRAMEGMATGVIKAPPRAHIVQYVDNKFRLRNTVEMLEYCYEKARQFAYFRAITP; encoded by the coding sequence ATGTACGCGCCTGAACGTTTACGCCGAATTTACATAATTACGTTTGAGTACGGAGGGCTGGTTAAAGTAGGAGGCCTGGGAGAGGCGGTGAGACAATACGCAGTTGGTCTAGCAAGCAGAGGCTATGACGTAACTGTGCTTATGCCCAGCCACGGGAGGCACTTAGATCCACATAGGGGCTTTGACTTATATCCTCTCGACTTCAAGGCATGTGGCAATAGGTTGGGTCAAGACGGGAGGGCATATCCCTACTGCATAGGCGCCGAGATTACATTTCAAAACGGTGTGAAGATTGTGATGTTCAAAGGGCTTGACTACGCCACTGGGCACGTCTTCGATCGCTGGGGTGTCTATGAGTACACAGAGGAAAAAGCCGCTTTGTTTGCGAGAGCTGTCGTGGCATTTGCCGAGAGATTTGGCCTGCCAGATCTCATACACATTAACGACTGGCCCACTGTACTAGCTGGCGTTGCCTTAAAAGACCTGGGCGAGAGGAGAGGTCTGGCGATCCCCACGCTCTTCACTATACACCTCTCGTGGGACTATTCCTTCCCATGGCACTACGCCGAGTGGTCCGGCCTGGCTAACAGACAACATTTAGTGTGGAGGGTGTGTTGCCACCGTTTTGAACACTACAGCGCTGTGTGGGATGAGGGATGGGGGAGCGTGGAGAGATTCGGCGTAGTGGAAGCGGATATCGTGTCGACCGTGAGCTACGGCTATTTGGAAGAACTGTTGAGAAAATACGGGGATTGGATTAGGGAGAAGTCCTGTGTTATATACAACTCTACTGACTGGTCTATAACAGACGTCGAGGGAGTTACAGAGGCCGACACATGGCGCCTAGTGGAGGAAGTAGAGCGATTAGGCGTGGATGGGGGGCTGGACAAAAACGGCGCGCTGTTTCTTGCAGTTGGGAGGGTGGCGTCTCAGAAGGGGTTTGATATTGCAATAAAAGCCCTTGACTACGCCCCGCACGCGCGGCTATTAATCCTCGGCATGCCGGCTGGGGAGAGGGGGTATGAAGAGTATATAAGGGGGCTTGTCTGGGAGAGGCGCGGTAAAGCCGCCCTTTCCATGGCGAAAATCCCGCCGAAACTTTACAAGGCGCTTCACTATGTCGCCAAGGCGTTAGTCATGCCGTCGAGGTGGGAGCCCTTTGGCATTTCGGCCATTGAAGCCATGGCACTTGGCACGCCCGTCATAGCCACTAAGGTTGGGGGGCTGCCCGAGGTGATAGACGGCTACGGCGTTTTAGTAGAGCCAGAAAACCCGCAAGAGTTGGGCAGGGCCATGGAGGGCATGGCCACGGGCGTTATCAAAGCGCCGCCGCGGGCACACATAGTGCAGTATGTAGACAACAAGTTCAGGCTTAGAAATACTGTAGAGATGTTAGAATACTGTTATGAAAAAGCGAGACAATTTGCGTACTTTAGAGCTATCACCCCTTAA
- a CDS encoding putative RNA uridine N3 methyltransferase: MFSIAIPHDFLSEIPDEAGKVRKLGYLARAAAIFKAEYIIIYHYGTPRREDIDFAKTVLEYLVTPPYLRKKVYKIDNRLKLAGLLPPLKIPSHTVPVEPRIGEIREGIVERWDGYYSLIYIGGGKYAKVPKPYPIGTRLLVRIEGTTSRPDTYRAAVYRGAPPDYWGYKIDVRPLQNLSEGFDTVILTGKEGKSICEAKPKIGKKTLVVFGGPRKGVDEIFREAGLEPPGELINFAPGQGVETIRTEEAVFIVLSILNYIAKCSYKREAL; this comes from the coding sequence GTGTTTTCAATCGCAATACCTCACGACTTTCTTTCAGAGATCCCAGACGAAGCTGGGAAAGTCCGCAAACTCGGCTACTTGGCAAGGGCCGCAGCCATCTTTAAAGCTGAGTACATAATTATATACCACTACGGCACTCCCCGCAGAGAGGACATAGACTTCGCTAAGACTGTTCTTGAGTATTTAGTCACGCCTCCGTATCTTCGAAAAAAGGTATACAAAATAGATAATAGGCTGAAGCTCGCCGGCTTGCTACCCCCGCTTAAAATCCCCAGTCACACAGTGCCTGTAGAGCCCCGCATAGGCGAAATTCGCGAGGGAATTGTGGAAAGGTGGGATGGTTACTACTCCCTTATTTACATAGGCGGCGGGAAATACGCCAAGGTGCCAAAGCCCTACCCCATTGGAACTCGCCTGCTCGTGAGAATTGAGGGGACAACCTCCAGGCCAGACACTTACAGGGCGGCGGTTTATAGAGGCGCGCCGCCGGACTACTGGGGATATAAAATCGACGTAAGGCCTCTTCAAAACCTATCCGAGGGCTTTGACACAGTAATATTAACTGGAAAGGAGGGCAAATCGATCTGCGAGGCCAAGCCAAAAATTGGGAAAAAGACGTTAGTAGTGTTCGGCGGGCCGCGTAAAGGCGTTGACGAGATATTCAGAGAGGCGGGGCTGGAGCCTCCCGGAGAGCTTATAAACTTCGCCCCGGGGCAGGGCGTCGAGACCATTAGGACAGAGGAGGCAGTGTTTATAGTGCTCTCTATTTTAAATTACATCGCCAAATGCTCATATAAGCGAGAAGCCCTCTAG
- a CDS encoding AAA family ATPase, which yields MEGEILSYKSPLYGRRTGSWEVGEMPLHSIKHFYPRPFEEVLMLYAVVGGVPLYLKKFNPNKPFLDNLKAEFFTKGGFLYDEAEFLLRQELREPSNYMLILRAIADGRRKLGEIANETGLDKAAVSRYLATLELLDLVSYELPVLEPPKARKRLYYISDNYMAFLNSYTPTSRL from the coding sequence ATGGAAGGCGAAATTCTGAGCTACAAGTCGCCATTATACGGCAGGAGGACGGGGTCGTGGGAAGTGGGGGAGATGCCTCTTCACAGCATTAAACACTTCTACCCACGCCCCTTTGAGGAGGTGTTGATGTTATACGCAGTTGTTGGAGGCGTTCCCCTCTATCTCAAAAAGTTTAATCCCAATAAGCCTTTTCTTGATAACTTAAAGGCGGAATTCTTCACGAAAGGAGGGTTTCTTTACGACGAGGCGGAATTCCTCTTGAGGCAAGAGCTCAGAGAGCCGAGTAATTACATGTTGATACTCCGGGCTATTGCAGACGGCAGGAGGAAGCTGGGGGAAATCGCCAACGAGACTGGTCTGGACAAGGCGGCAGTGTCGCGGTACTTAGCCACGTTAGAGCTTTTAGACCTAGTCTCATACGAGTTGCCAGTCTTAGAGCCGCCGAAGGCGCGGAAGAGGCTTTACTACATTTCCGATAATTATATGGCATTTTTAAATTCGTATACCCCCACAAGTCGCTTGTAG
- a CDS encoding aldehyde ferredoxin oxidoreductase family protein: MAGWQGRVLRIDLTRKKAVVQQLDATVARAFIGGRGLAIKILWDELPPGVDPLSPHNKLVFATGPLTGLPGPNFGKLVVAAKSPLTGGYGDGNIGSWTAVNLRKAGYDALVVEGKAEKPVYIYIENDKVEILDARDYWGLNAWAVEEKLQKVHGRDATVITIGPAGENLVRFATVISHKGRSGGRPGMGAVMGSKNLKAVVVKGKGEVPVADKAGYQKLAVEAVREGSASPSYGFWMRQGTTSTVEWAQEASVLPTYNFSEGQFEDFFKIGGNMVEKFETDLKSCPLCFMACGHWVPAESGTVEVDYENLAMLGSNLGIADLSKVGELNKIADTMGIDTISLGNVLGYVMEASERGFGDRLGFVVEWGDYEAAKQLAYDIAYRRGVGDLLAEGVKRISERIGGEDFAMHIKGLEVSAYDCHAAPAMALAYATSPIGAHHKDAWVISWEVRTDRFGYTREKASKVIELQRIRGGWFETFVGCRFPWVEVGLSLDWYPKLFKTATGLDATPDYFNEVGDRIYALIRAFWARELGYWDRELDMPPAKWFKEPLSKGPLRGAHLDYDKYHELLSHYYDLRGWDERGIPRRSTLKRLGLEYVAPVLERYVELRD; encoded by the coding sequence ATGGCTGGTTGGCAGGGCAGAGTCTTGCGGATTGACCTCACGAGGAAAAAAGCCGTCGTTCAACAGTTAGACGCAACGGTGGCTAGGGCCTTTATTGGGGGCAGGGGGCTCGCAATAAAGATCTTATGGGACGAGCTTCCTCCAGGCGTGGATCCCCTGTCGCCCCATAACAAACTCGTCTTCGCCACAGGTCCTCTCACAGGCCTGCCAGGGCCTAATTTCGGCAAATTGGTAGTAGCCGCGAAGAGCCCGCTCACCGGGGGTTACGGCGATGGCAATATCGGTAGCTGGACCGCAGTCAATTTAAGAAAGGCAGGTTATGATGCATTAGTTGTAGAGGGGAAGGCGGAGAAGCCCGTATACATATACATTGAAAACGATAAGGTTGAAATCCTTGATGCGAGGGATTACTGGGGCCTCAACGCCTGGGCTGTGGAGGAGAAGTTGCAAAAGGTACACGGCAGAGACGCCACGGTTATAACCATAGGCCCCGCAGGGGAAAACCTCGTGCGCTTTGCCACTGTTATCTCGCACAAGGGACGCTCTGGCGGGAGGCCGGGGATGGGCGCCGTCATGGGCTCTAAGAACTTAAAGGCGGTTGTAGTCAAGGGCAAGGGAGAGGTACCCGTAGCGGATAAGGCGGGTTACCAGAAATTAGCTGTTGAAGCGGTGAGAGAAGGGTCTGCTAGCCCCAGCTACGGCTTCTGGATGCGGCAAGGCACCACCTCCACTGTGGAGTGGGCGCAAGAGGCCAGCGTGCTCCCCACTTATAATTTCTCCGAGGGGCAGTTTGAGGATTTTTTCAAAATTGGCGGGAATATGGTGGAGAAGTTTGAAACCGACTTGAAGTCGTGTCCTCTGTGTTTTATGGCCTGCGGACACTGGGTTCCCGCGGAGTCGGGGACTGTGGAGGTCGATTATGAAAACTTGGCAATGCTCGGCTCAAATTTGGGCATTGCCGACCTCTCAAAAGTCGGCGAATTAAATAAAATAGCTGACACAATGGGCATTGACACTATCTCCTTGGGCAACGTCCTGGGATATGTAATGGAGGCGTCGGAGAGGGGTTTTGGCGATAGGCTGGGATTCGTCGTGGAGTGGGGGGACTACGAAGCCGCTAAACAGCTGGCCTACGACATTGCGTATAGAAGAGGCGTTGGGGACTTGCTGGCCGAGGGCGTCAAGAGAATTTCGGAGCGGATAGGAGGGGAGGATTTCGCAATGCACATAAAAGGGCTTGAAGTAAGCGCGTACGACTGCCACGCAGCCCCCGCCATGGCGCTTGCCTATGCCACCTCGCCCATCGGCGCCCACCACAAAGACGCATGGGTTATATCCTGGGAGGTCAGGACAGACCGCTTTGGCTACACGAGGGAGAAGGCCAGTAAGGTAATTGAACTTCAGAGAATTAGAGGCGGGTGGTTTGAGACTTTTGTCGGCTGTAGATTCCCCTGGGTAGAAGTCGGGCTGTCCCTCGACTGGTACCCCAAGCTTTTCAAGACGGCCACCGGACTAGACGCCACGCCGGATTATTTCAACGAAGTTGGCGACAGGATATACGCCCTTATAAGAGCCTTTTGGGCCAGAGAGCTCGGCTACTGGGACAGGGAGCTGGACATGCCTCCTGCAAAGTGGTTTAAAGAACCCTTGAGTAAGGGTCCTTTGAGGGGGGCGCATCTAGATTACGACAAGTACCACGAATTGCTCAGCCACTACTACGACTTAAGGGGGTGGGACGAAAGGGGGATCCCGAGGAGGAGCACGTTAAAACGCCTCGGCTTGGAGTACGTGGCGCCCGTCTTGGAAAGGTACGTGGAATTGAGAGATTAG
- a CDS encoding nucleotidyltransferase family protein, which translates to MVRIAVIPVGGEAVRLRPLTVETSKAMIRFLNRPLVELSILHLARQGIEEFYFGVRGYHNYRDIYDYFREGSWFAVKYGVNIKIRYMPRVETRGNAEAVLATLEYYDINEPVLVIQGDNIFNLDVKEMYSFHSSKKAFITIALKEETGDLSEFGVAAVDDNMRILKFVEKPKRREEAPSNLVNTGLYLLSEDFKSFFKGELGGKLYSEGRLDFGGDVIPAVIEAGLPVYGYHTKGYWFDVGTPERYLKAVQYLLRHLTAYELEAEEIAPSVFAQGKSEQSKALKEKIAEAIKNGQIKAEGRLLLGRHVQIGDNSYLRDTVIDNYVIIGDNSVIEDSVVMDRSYIGRGVVIRRSIIGRHVQIGDGAVIEDAVVADNVIVGDGAHLRRVKVWPHKTVERGVRLEGFSLI; encoded by the coding sequence ATGGTAAGAATTGCTGTCATTCCCGTGGGAGGCGAGGCTGTGAGACTTAGGCCGCTCACAGTGGAAACCTCCAAGGCAATGATACGTTTTCTCAACAGGCCCCTAGTGGAGCTATCTATTCTCCATCTGGCACGGCAGGGAATAGAGGAGTTTTACTTCGGCGTGAGGGGATATCACAACTACCGCGATATTTACGACTACTTCCGCGAGGGGTCTTGGTTTGCGGTCAAATACGGCGTGAACATTAAAATAAGATATATGCCTAGAGTAGAGACCCGCGGCAACGCAGAGGCGGTGTTGGCAACGCTGGAATATTACGACATTAACGAGCCAGTTTTAGTAATCCAGGGCGATAACATCTTTAACTTAGATGTGAAAGAGATGTATTCATTTCACAGCTCTAAAAAGGCCTTTATCACAATAGCTCTTAAAGAGGAGACAGGCGACTTAAGCGAATTCGGCGTTGCTGCAGTAGATGATAACATGCGTATATTAAAATTCGTAGAGAAGCCCAAGAGGAGAGAGGAGGCGCCCAGTAATTTAGTCAACACAGGCCTATATTTACTCTCTGAGGACTTTAAGTCGTTTTTCAAGGGAGAGCTAGGGGGTAAGCTATACTCCGAGGGAAGGCTGGACTTTGGGGGCGACGTCATCCCCGCCGTAATAGAGGCAGGCCTTCCGGTATATGGCTATCACACAAAGGGGTATTGGTTTGACGTGGGAACTCCCGAGCGCTACCTAAAGGCTGTTCAGTATTTATTAAGACATCTAACTGCGTATGAGCTTGAGGCAGAGGAGATAGCGCCCTCAGTCTTTGCACAGGGTAAAAGCGAGCAGTCAAAAGCCCTAAAGGAGAAGATCGCCGAGGCAATTAAAAACGGCCAAATAAAGGCTGAAGGGCGCCTACTATTAGGCAGGCACGTACAAATAGGGGATAACTCCTACTTGAGAGACACTGTGATTGACAACTACGTCATTATAGGGGACAACAGCGTAATCGAGGACTCCGTTGTAATGGACAGATCTTATATAGGACGTGGCGTTGTGATAAGGCGCTCAATAATAGGCCGCCATGTACAAATAGGCGACGGCGCAGTGATTGAAGACGCTGTAGTTGCCGACAATGTGATAGTAGGAGACGGAGCCCACCTGAGAAGGGTCAAGGTCTGGCCGCATAAAACAGTAGAGAGAGGGGTGAGGCTAGAGGGCTTCTCGCTTATATGA
- a CDS encoding PaRep2b protein codes for MVEAAVLKTLTGKGAERGRIALFADQLAASRR; via the coding sequence GTGGTAGAGGCCGCAGTGTTGAAGACACTGACGGGAAAGGGCGCGGAAAGGGGGAGAATAGCTCTCTTCGCTGATCAGCTAGCCGCTTCAAGGCGCTGA
- a CDS encoding DUF234 domain-containing protein, with product MFKFVYPHKSLVEQGLGERAVVETWRRFGDYMSFVFERVVAKVVQAMYPSYKVGRQWGKRGGQAYDIDVLAIR from the coding sequence ATTTTTAAATTCGTATACCCCCACAAGTCGCTTGTAGAACAAGGCCTCGGGGAGCGCGCAGTTGTAGAGACGTGGAGACGCTTCGGGGATTATATGTCGTTTGTGTTTGAAAGAGTTGTTGCAAAAGTCGTCCAGGCAATGTACCCAAGTTACAAGGTGGGCAGACAGTGGGGCAAGAGAGGAGGACAAGCCTATGACATTGACGTCTTGGCTATACGTTGA
- a CDS encoding ATP-dependent glucokinase, translated as MTLYLGIDVGATWTRAILIDENLQVFKRLKIRTGVNPLADVAVAVEKWSFDSIGVGSIGPMDLRSGRVVNSPNSPSRQFPLVEPLKKFGKPVVVANDCVAAVWGEYVFKHRVENLVYVTLSTGVGIGAIVNGTLLLGKDGNAHELGHAVIDFRSSRQCGCGGFGHFEAYVGGANIPKWFQELTGEALNDAAEVFKRYRDGDFKARQFIDLWLDALAAGIATVIAAYDPELLIIGGSIGLNNWDIISRDLPIRLKKYLGVRPPAITQASFGDDEVAIGAAALAYRVPESLKKFGYPR; from the coding sequence ATGACCTTGTACCTCGGAATTGACGTAGGGGCCACCTGGACTAGGGCGATTTTAATAGATGAAAATCTCCAGGTTTTTAAAAGATTAAAAATCAGAACTGGGGTTAATCCGCTGGCCGATGTGGCGGTGGCTGTGGAAAAATGGAGTTTTGACAGTATTGGCGTCGGGTCAATTGGGCCTATGGATTTAAGAAGCGGACGGGTAGTTAACTCGCCCAATTCGCCCTCTAGGCAATTCCCCTTAGTGGAGCCGCTGAAAAAATTCGGCAAACCCGTAGTGGTGGCAAACGACTGCGTTGCGGCGGTGTGGGGAGAGTACGTCTTTAAACACCGTGTGGAAAACTTAGTTTACGTCACGTTGTCAACGGGAGTGGGGATTGGGGCTATTGTAAACGGGACTTTATTATTGGGCAAAGATGGAAATGCCCACGAGCTCGGACACGCAGTTATAGACTTCCGCTCTAGCCGCCAATGTGGATGCGGTGGTTTTGGCCACTTTGAGGCGTATGTGGGAGGGGCGAATATACCCAAGTGGTTTCAAGAGCTGACGGGCGAGGCGCTTAATGACGCCGCTGAGGTTTTTAAAAGATATAGAGATGGGGATTTTAAAGCGCGGCAGTTTATCGACTTGTGGCTTGACGCTTTAGCCGCCGGCATTGCCACTGTAATTGCCGCCTATGATCCAGAGCTGTTAATAATAGGGGGATCCATAGGGCTTAATAACTGGGATATTATATCTAGAGATTTGCCCATACGTCTAAAGAAGTACCTCGGCGTGAGGCCGCCGGCTATTACTCAAGCCTCTTTCGGCGACGACGAGGTGGCAATAGGCGCCGCGGCCTTGGCGTACAGAGTACCAGAAAGTTTGAAGAAATTCGGCTACCCTAGATAG
- a CDS encoding glycoside hydrolase family 57 protein, translating to MEVVFFFEVHQPRRLRPDLYRVFPRRPGDLDVFYDELNEHIFRRVAERVYRKATRIILDVAREVPGLRVTYSVSGLALEQFRKWAPDVLELFRELVAREVAEFVAQTYYHSLAWFVDKGEFREQVEMQAKAVEELIGYKARAAENTEFIYNNDVACYLYSLGFSTVVTEGVDWVLGWRSPNYVYKAWGCDAKVLVRNYRLSDDIGFRFGARWWDQWPLTADKYATWLEATPGDVVLIAVDYETFGEHHWPESGIYDFLKWLPREIAKRPRLSFATVSEAASKHAPRDIYDVPPWATISWADERDLSAWLGNELQRNAFTLLKWLYPYARAVGEEALRLWRELSTSDHFYYQATKSGPAGEVHSYFSPYGSAHKAHDIYMAALTSLLVLIRESWSLEAAERLVLDDERCFYGQGIRICSIRELRRLGKDVKEKYRGDLIRWLVNVFMISVEEALRLLG from the coding sequence GTGGAAGTTGTATTCTTCTTCGAAGTCCACCAACCTCGGCGCCTTAGGCCGGATTTATACCGCGTATTTCCCCGCAGGCCTGGAGATCTCGACGTCTTCTATGACGAATTAAACGAGCATATTTTTCGCAGAGTGGCTGAGAGGGTTTACCGCAAGGCGACTAGAATAATTCTCGACGTAGCTCGCGAAGTGCCGGGGCTGAGGGTGACGTATAGCGTTAGTGGTCTGGCGCTGGAGCAATTCCGCAAGTGGGCGCCTGACGTTTTAGAACTCTTTAGGGAATTAGTTGCGAGGGAAGTCGCCGAATTTGTGGCACAGACATACTACCACAGCCTCGCCTGGTTTGTCGACAAGGGGGAGTTCAGAGAGCAAGTGGAGATGCAGGCAAAGGCAGTGGAGGAGCTTATAGGCTACAAAGCCCGCGCGGCGGAGAACACGGAGTTTATTTACAACAACGACGTGGCGTGCTACCTATACTCCCTAGGCTTTTCAACTGTCGTCACAGAGGGCGTGGACTGGGTATTAGGGTGGCGCTCGCCAAATTACGTCTACAAGGCGTGGGGGTGCGACGCCAAGGTATTGGTCAGGAATTACAGGCTCAGCGACGACATAGGTTTTAGATTTGGCGCAAGGTGGTGGGATCAATGGCCCCTCACTGCTGATAAATACGCAACGTGGCTTGAAGCAACGCCGGGCGACGTGGTTTTAATTGCCGTTGACTACGAGACGTTTGGCGAGCACCACTGGCCAGAAAGCGGCATATACGATTTTTTAAAGTGGCTTCCGAGGGAAATAGCCAAACGACCCCGGCTGTCTTTTGCCACAGTGTCGGAGGCCGCCTCTAAACACGCGCCTAGGGATATATATGACGTGCCGCCCTGGGCGACAATTAGCTGGGCAGATGAACGGGACTTATCCGCGTGGCTGGGGAATGAGCTTCAGCGCAATGCCTTTACGCTGTTAAAATGGCTGTATCCATACGCGCGGGCGGTGGGCGAGGAGGCGTTGAGGCTATGGCGAGAGCTCTCCACAAGCGACCACTTTTACTACCAGGCCACTAAGTCAGGCCCCGCGGGAGAGGTACACTCCTATTTCAGCCCCTACGGATCTGCGCACAAAGCCCACGACATTTATATGGCGGCTTTGACGTCTCTACTAGTCTTAATAAGAGAGTCTTGGAGTCTAGAAGCGGCTGAGAGGCTTGTTTTAGACGACGAGAGATGTTTCTACGGCCAGGGTATAAGGATATGTTCTATAAGAGAGTTGAGACGATTAGGGAAAGACGTTAAGGAAAAGTATAGAGGGGATTTAATACGCTGGCTAGTAAACGTCTTTATGATCAGCGTAGAGGAGGCCTTACGCCTTTTAGGCTGA
- the secY gene encoding preprotein translocase subunit SecY yields the protein MNFLTLIPTVSRPPRRLPLSKRLFWTAVVAIVYIMMTITPLYGVQHTTQQGTQPLQQLLSIIFGTAYGTLAHLGIGPIVIAGILLEVFAFSGILNLDLNKREDRLKFTLLLKWTALGIAAVEAVAYVLSGQFGPVTPLGGLLIVLQLLIATVIIILLDDLMSKGWGIGSAISLIIFLSVSKQIFLSLFSWDVAVDNADQRHIVGLIPALGAALYDLFAHGNAASIMGLINREVWLKGQQTPTYLPDFIGLISTLLLAYIILYLEMMKVNIPVTAGQYRGIKFTIPLRFVYVSVLPIIFTTYSLLLVGQLLSPFQQNPVIEAILMIIFPLHRDFSNVPALVLHYLIYVALAIAFAWVWVQLAGLSAEDQARQFARSQLHVPGFRQSEKILAKILERPINALTIISGFIAGSFAALGNILGVWGGGTGLILLVEIALQYYALVMREQMLEMYPGLRQILE from the coding sequence ATGAATTTCTTAACTTTAATACCTACTGTTTCCAGGCCACCCCGCCGCCTTCCCCTTTCAAAAAGGCTATTCTGGACTGCAGTAGTAGCAATTGTATATATCATGATGACAATCACGCCGCTTTACGGCGTTCAACATACTACACAGCAGGGGACTCAACCGCTCCAACAGCTTTTATCAATAATCTTTGGGACTGCGTATGGCACCTTGGCCCACCTAGGCATTGGCCCTATAGTAATCGCCGGAATTCTATTAGAGGTTTTCGCCTTCTCCGGCATATTAAACCTAGACTTAAACAAACGGGAGGACCGTTTAAAATTCACTTTGCTTTTGAAATGGACTGCGTTGGGCATAGCAGCAGTTGAGGCCGTTGCTTATGTGCTCAGCGGTCAGTTCGGACCTGTCACTCCTCTAGGCGGCCTTTTGATTGTATTACAGCTATTAATAGCCACAGTAATTATAATACTACTTGATGACTTAATGTCAAAAGGATGGGGCATTGGCAGTGCAATTAGTTTAATTATATTTCTCAGCGTTTCTAAACAAATATTCCTCAGCCTTTTCTCATGGGACGTCGCAGTAGACAACGCCGACCAGAGGCATATTGTCGGCCTCATCCCGGCGCTAGGGGCCGCGTTGTATGATTTATTTGCACACGGCAACGCCGCATCGATTATGGGATTAATTAACCGCGAGGTATGGCTGAAAGGACAACAAACACCTACCTACCTCCCGGATTTCATAGGCCTTATTTCCACTTTGCTATTAGCCTATATAATTCTCTACTTGGAGATGATGAAAGTAAACATACCAGTGACGGCGGGGCAGTATAGAGGTATTAAGTTCACAATACCATTGAGATTTGTGTATGTATCAGTGTTACCTATTATATTCACTACATATTCGTTGTTACTAGTGGGCCAGTTGCTTTCACCTTTCCAGCAAAATCCTGTCATAGAGGCAATTTTAATGATAATTTTCCCACTGCACAGAGATTTCTCTAACGTTCCCGCATTGGTACTACACTATTTAATTTACGTGGCCCTCGCTATAGCCTTCGCCTGGGTGTGGGTACAGCTGGCTGGACTAAGCGCCGAAGATCAGGCTAGGCAGTTCGCCCGGTCCCAGCTACACGTGCCCGGTTTTAGACAGAGCGAAAAGATACTGGCAAAAATTCTGGAAAGGCCTATTAATGCGTTGACTATTATAAGCGGCTTTATAGCTGGTTCATTCGCAGCTCTTGGCAATATCCTAGGCGTATGGGGCGGCGGCACTGGACTTATCCTACTTGTAGAAATTGCTTTACAATACTACGCACTGGTAATGCGCGAACAAATGCTCGAGATGTATCCAGGATTGAGACAGATTCTTGAGTGA
- a CDS encoding ATP-binding protein produces the protein MNQQFINRERELAWLEELYKKPGAQLVVIYGRRRIGETEL, from the coding sequence GTGAATCAACAATTTATAAATCGCGAACGGGAGCTCGCCTGGCTGGAAGAGCTGTATAAAAAGCCGGGGGCGCAACTAGTCGTCATATACGGCAGGCGGCGGATAGGCGAGACGGAGCTTTAA
- a CDS encoding uL15 family ribosomal protein: MVRRFKRGTKYRRGSRTHGWGRVGQHRKSGGSGGKGMVGFHKHKWSLVMKYGESGTGWPFYGKHGFKQPPPISIEWRPINVGTLAELVKELKAEGKVREEGGKYVINLLELGFNKLLGGGTIDLPVIVYTPIASRTAVEKIEKAGGEVRIIHVIHR; the protein is encoded by the coding sequence ATGGTCCGTCGCTTTAAACGCGGCACTAAGTACAGACGGGGGAGTCGCACCCATGGGTGGGGCAGAGTTGGGCAACATAGGAAGAGCGGGGGATCGGGAGGCAAGGGCATGGTGGGCTTTCATAAACATAAATGGTCTCTTGTAATGAAATACGGAGAAAGCGGCACAGGCTGGCCGTTTTACGGCAAACACGGCTTTAAACAGCCGCCTCCAATATCAATTGAATGGAGGCCTATAAATGTAGGCACACTTGCAGAGCTGGTAAAAGAGTTGAAAGCAGAAGGAAAAGTGAGAGAGGAGGGGGGTAAGTATGTAATAAACCTGTTGGAACTGGGCTTTAATAAGCTCTTGGGGGGCGGGACAATAGACTTGCCGGTGATTGTATATACCCCTATTGCGAGCAGAACAGCGGTAGAGAAAATTGAAAAGGCTGGGGGAGAGGTCCGGATCATACATGTAATACATAGATGA